The DNA segment TTTTCGCCGCTGGAAACCGAGCAGCGCATCACCTTTCCCATCGAAACCGCCATGGCCGGCCTGCCGGGCTTGCAGCAGACTCGTTCACTGTCGCGCTCGGGGCTGTCCCAGGTCACGGTGATCTTCAAGGACGGCACTGATCTGTTCTTCGCCCGGCAACTGGTGAATGAGCGGCTGCAAGTGGCCCGCGAGCAACTGCCGGACGGCATTGAAACGGCGATGGGGCCGATTTCCACGGGGCTCGGGGAAATATTCCTGTGGACCGTGGAGGCTGAAGACGGCGCGCGCAAGGAAGACGGCTCGGCCTACACCCCGACGGACCTGCGGGTGATCCAGGACTGGATCATCAAGCCACAGTTGCGCAACGTGCCCGGCGTGGCCGAGATCAATACCATCGGCGGCTTTGCCAAGGAATACCAGATCGCCCCGGACCCCAAGCGCCTGGCGGCCTACAACCTGACCTTGAGTGATCTGGTGACGGCGCTGGAGCGCAACAACGCCAACGTTGGCGCCGGGTATATCGAGCGCAGCGGCGAGCAGTTGCTGATTCGCGCGCCGGGGCAGGTGGCGTCCATCGACGACATCGCCAATATCGTGATCAATACCGTGGACGGCACGCCGATCCGCGTGCGCAATGTGGCCCAGGTCGATATCGGCCGTGAGCTGCGTACTGGTGCAGCCACCGAAAATGGTCGTGAAGTGGTGCTCGGCACGGTCTTTATGTTGATCGGCGAAAACAGCCGCACCGTGTCCCAGGCCGTGGCGAAAAAGCTCGAAGAGATCAACCGCTCACTGCCCGAAGGCGTGGTCGCGGTCACGGTTTACGACCGCACCAACCTGGTGGAAAAAGCCATCGCCACCGTGAAGAAAAACCTCTTCGAAGGTGCGCTGCTGGTGATCGTGGTTCTGTTCTTGTTCCTCGGCAATATCCGCGCGGCGTTGATCACCGCGATGGTGATTCCGCTGGCCATGCTGTTCACGTTTACCGGGATGTTCACCAACAAGGTCAGCGCCAACCTGATGAGCCTGGGCGCGCTGGACTTCGGGATTATCGTCGATGGTGCGGTGGTGATCGTCGAGAATGCGATCCGCCGCCTGGCCCATGCGCAGCAACGCCATGGCCGCCTGCTGACCCGTAGCGAGCGCCTGCACGAAGTGTTCGCCGCCGCCAAGGAAGCGCGCCGTGCGCTGATCTTTGGACAACTGATCATCATGGTGGTGTACCTGCCGATCTTCGCCTTGACGGGCGTGGCCGGGAAAATGTTCCACCCCATGGCGTTCACCGTAGTCATGGCCTTGCTGGGCGCGATGATTCTGTCGGTGACGTTTGTCCCCGCGGCGATTGCGCTGTTTGTCACCGGCAAGGTCAAGGAAGACGAAAACTGGGTGATGCGCAACGCGCGCCGGGGTTATGCGCCGGTGCTGGATTGGGTGATGGCGCACCGTACCTGGGCGTTTGGCCTGGCACTGTTGACCATCGTGCTCTCCGGCGCCGTGGCCAGCCGCATGGGTAGCGAGTTTATCCCCAGCCTCAGTGAAGGTGACTTCGCCCAGCAAGCCTTGCGCGTGCCGGGCACCAGCCTCACGCAGTCGGTGCAGATGCAACAGCAACTGGAAAAAACCTTGATGGAACAGGTGCCGGAAATCCAGCGGGTATTTGCCCGTACCGGCACCGCAGAAATTGCCTCCGACCCGATGCCACCGAATATTTCCGACGCCTATCTGATGCTCAAACCCAAGGACCAGTGGCCGGATCCGAAAAAGTCCCGCGAAGCCCTGATCGCCGATATCCAGCGCGCCAGTGCGATTGTGCCGGGCAGCCAGTACGAGTTGTCGCAACCGATCCAGCTGCGGTTCAACGAGTTGATTTCCGGGGTGCGCAGCGATGTGGCGGTGAAGGTGTTTGGCGATGATATGGCGGTGCTGAACAAGACTGCCGGGGAGATTGCCGAAACCTTGCAGAAGCTCGATGGTGCCTCGGAAGTGAAAGTGGAACAGACCTCCGGCCTGCCGGTGCTGACCATCAACATCGACCGCGACAAGGCCGCGCGCTTTGGCCTGAACGTGGGCGATGTGCAAGACACCATCGCGGTGGCCGTGGGTGGGCGCCAGGCCGGCACGATGTACGAAGGCGACCGACGCTTTGACATGGTCGTGCGCTTGTCGGAAACCCTGCGTACCGATATCGAGGGCTTGTCGCGGCTGTTGATCCCGATCCCGGCGCTGGCCGGCAATACCACGGGGCAATTGGGCTTTATCGCCTTGTCGCAAGTGGCCAGCCTGGACCTGGTGCTGGGCCCGAACCAGATCAGCCGCGAAAACGGCAAGCGCCTGGTGATCGTCAGCGCCAACGTGCGGGGGCGGGATATCGGCTCCTTTGTTGCCGAGGCGGAAAACGCGTTGGCGACACAGGTGAAAATCCCCGCCGGCTACTGGACCACCTGGGGCGGCCAGTTCGAGCAACTCAAGGAGGCGTCAGAGCGCCTGCAGGTGGTGGTGCCGGTGGCATTGCTGCTGGTGTTCGGCTTGTTGTTCATGATGTTCAACAACCTCAAGGATGGGTTGCTGGTGTTCACCGGGATTCCCTTCGCCCTGACCGGTGGGATCATGGCGCTGTGGTTGCGCGATATTCCGTTGTCGATTTCCGCCGGGGTGGGGTTTATCGCGCTGTCGGGGGTGGCAGTGCTCAATGGCCTGGTGATGATCGCGTTTATCCGCAACCTGCGCGAGGAAGGGCGTTCGCTGACGGTGGCGATCAACGAGGGGGCACTGACCCGTTTGCGCCCGGTGTTGATGACCGCGCTGGTCGCGTCCCTCGGGTTTATCCCCATGGCCCTGGCCACCGGCACCGGCGCTGAAGTGCAACGGCCACTGGCGACGGTGGTGATTGGCGGGATTATTTCTTCGACGCTGCTGACGTTGCTGGTACTGCCTGCGCTCTACCACTGGGCCCATCGTCGCGATGAGGAGCAGGAGCCCCAGTGACCTTGGGGGAGTGGGGCAAGCTCCCTCACCACAACAACCCCCCAGCTGGCCATGGCAAGCATGTTCAGCAGGGGGCCGGACCACTAAGAGGGTTGCTACGGGGCTTTTGGGGCGGCAGACAGGGCGGGGAATATCAGTCGGAACGAGGTCACGCCACCCAGCACGCTGGTGGCCTCGGCCTGGCCCTGGTGCAGGCTGATGATCGAACGCACAATCGCCAGGCCCAGCCCGGTGCCGCCCTCGCTGCGGGCGCGGCTGTTGTCGGCGCGGTAGAAACGTTCGAACAGGTGGGGCAGGTGTTGCGCTTCAATGCCTGCGCCAGGGTTGCTCACGGTGAGTGAGACGCGCTGGTCGTGGCTGTCGATCTGCAAGGCAATGCCAGAGCCGTGCGGGCTGTGGCGGATCGCATTGGACAGCAGGTTGGAAATGGCCCGCTGGATCATCAGCCGATCCCCCAGGACCCAGGCGTCGCCGGCCAGGTTCAGGCGCAACCCTTTGTCTTCGGCGCTCAAGGCAAACAGGTCCATGACCCGCAGCGCTTCATCCCGCAGGTTCACCGTGGTAAACGACACCCGCGCCGCCGGATGGCTGACCTGGGCGAGAAACAGCATGTCGGCGACGATCCGCGCTAAGCGGTCCAGCTCTTCGGTGCTGGACTCCAGCGCCGATTTGTACTCGTCGGGCGCCCGGGCGCGGGACAGTGTCACCTGGGCCTTACCCATCAGGTTGGTCAGGGGCGCACGCAGTTCGTGGGCCAGGTCGTCGGAGAATTGCGACAACTGCTGCACACCGGCATCCAGCCGGTCGAGCATCACATTGATGCCCCGCGCCAGTTCGCTGAGTTCCCGGGGTAGATTCTCGACGGCCAGGCGATGGCTCAGGTCCTGGGTGGTGACTTTGCCGGCGACGCGGCTGAATTGCTGCAGCGGTGCCAGCCCGCGCTGCACCAGCCACCAGGCGCCCATGCCGATCAGGATCAGCAACAGCGGCAGGGCGATAACCGTGGATTGCAGATAGGCACTGAGCAGCGCCTGGTCGTCGGAACGGTCCAGGGACAGCAGCACCCGCACCTTCTCCCCGGTGTGCAGGGGCATCAGGCTCGACGCGCTGAGGATCTGGTTGCCGCGCCCATCGGTCCAGTTGAAAAAGCCCAGGGTCGGCCTGGCGGCAAAGTCGAGCAGCAAGGGTTCCTGGGGTTTGGCGCCGACGCTCAGCAGCACCGTATTGGCGGGCGACGGGCCGATGATGGTCAGGTAGAAATTGTCGTGGCCCATCACCAGGTCCAGCAGCGAATGGGGCCGGGCGCTGATGTCGCGGGTGTTGAGATCCTGCAGCAGGCTGTGCTGGATCTGCTCCATCTTGCTTTCCAGGCCCTTGCGCGCGAGGTTTTCCAGCTCGTGGGTGAGGGCCAGGTACGCCAGGGTCGCCAGCAACAGCACCAGGCCGGCGCCCATCAGGCTGACGGTGAGCCCCAGGCGCATGGATAAACTGCCAGGTCTCATTGGCGCGCTTCCAGCACATAGCCCACGCCACGAATGGTATGGATCAACTTGACCTCGCTCTGGTCGTCGATCTTGGCCCGTAGCCGGCTGATCGACACCTCCACCACGTTGGTGTCGCAGTCGAAGTTCATGTCCCAGACCAGGGAAATGATCTGCGTGCGCGTCAGGACTTCGCCGCTCTGGCGCATCAAAACCTGCAACAGCGTGAACTCCTTGGTGGTCAGGTCGATGCGCCGCGTGCCCCGGTACGCTCGGTGACGACGTGGGTCCAGCTCCAGGTCCGAGACGCGGAATACTTCCGGCAGCGCAATCGGCTCGCTGCGTCGCAGCAATGAACGCACCCTGGCCAGCAATTCGGGAAACTCGAAGGGTTTGACCAGGTAATCATCGGCGCCCATGTCCAGGCCCTTGATCTTGTCGGCCAGCCGGCCACGGGCGGTGAGCATCATCACCCGCAAGGTGTTGTTGCGGCGCAGTTGTTCCAGCACCTGCCAGCCGTCCTTGCCGGGCAGGTTGACGTCAAGGATCACCAGTTCGTAGCGGTGTTGCTCGGCCAGGTGCAGGCCGTCGATGCCGCTGGCGGCACAATCGACGACATAACCACTTTCACTCAAGCCTTGATGCAAGTAGTCGGCAGTTTTTGGCTCGTCCTCAACCACAAGGATACGCATGCAGATTGACCTCATACTGGTAAGCGGATAGGCGACGGGAGCTACGCGAGATAAGGGCTGTAGTCCCAAAAGTAGGAAAATTCTGAGCCTTGAAGCTACTTCAGGGTCAAGGCGCATCCCGCGCAATCATGCTGTTTGGGCACAGGTGCGACGATTGGTCGCTGTGGGCGGGGCTTTGACTCCACTGGGCAGGCAAAAAAAAGCGCCCGTGAGGGCGCTAAAAATTCATCTCCTTCCAAAGGAGCTCCACAAAAAAAGCTTCAAGAGATGAATGTGCTCGGAGTGCGCCGCTCAGGTCGAGGGCGCGGGTGTTTGCTGGGCTAGCACTTGGGTGCCATGGATTTGTTGCTGTTGCTGGCGAAATTCAGCCAGCAACTGACGGGAGCGCTCGCCGCCATCGTCGGCCAGCGCTGCGGTGGAGGCCGCAATGAGCAAACCGGTGAATAAACTATGCAGTACCTTCATCAACCTTCTCCGCAAAAGACCCGTGCCGTTAGTTGCCCAAAGCTACTCGGCCGGTCGATGCGGGCAGTATATGAAGTGCAACTTAACGAGAACGTGAGGCGCATATTACAGTTCTGACAGACTGCCAATTGTGAAGAAGTGCTAGTCAACGGCAAGTGAATGTAAGCACTTGCCGTTGGGGCCTATCAGAGGATGGCCAGCGGGTACTCCATGATCAGCCGGAACTCTTCCAGGTCTGATTCAAAGGCACTGGAGCGCACCGTGGCCTGGCGAATGCGCAGGGACAGGTCTTTCAAACTGCCGCCCTGAAATACATATTTGGCCTCGATGTCGCGCTCCCAGCGGCGCTGGTCAGTCAGCGGGTCGCCCGCGGCATCACGGCGCATATATACCGCGTTGGCGTTGCTGTAATCGGCGCCGGTGCCTTTGCCATAACGGGTCATGAACGATAGGCCGGGAATGCCGAAGGGCTGCATATCCAGGTCGTAGCGCAGCGCCCACGAGCGCTCCTTCGGCGAGTTGAAATCGCTGTACTGGATCGAGTTGTCGAGGAAGATCGAGTCCGACTGGCGCAGGTAGTCGAAGTCATTGTTGCCGTTGTTGCGCTGGTGCGAGAGGGCCAGGCGATGGGCGCCGACCTTGACCCCGAGCTTGGCACTCCAGATGTTGTTGTTGAGTTCGCCCAGCAGTTTTTTACCCTCGTCCTGGGTGTTGTAGTAGTTGAAACCGCCAAACAGCGAGACTTCTTCCGTCAGCGGATAGCTGGCGGCGGTGCCGAAGTAGTACTGGTCCCAGGCGTCTTTCAAGCGGCTGCTGTAGAGGCTGAGGCTCAGGTGCGGGTTCAACTGATAGTCGCCACCGAAGTAACCGACCCAGGGCGAGTTGAGGTTGCCGGCATAAAACGTCGCGAAGCCGTCACGCATACTGCTGCTGTTCGGCTGGCTCATGGCGTGCAAGCGTCCGCCCTGCAGGGTCAAGCCTTCCAGGCTGGTGTTTTCCAGGGTCACGCCGCGAAAGCTTTCCGGCAGCAGGCGTGAGTCGCCGTAATGCACCACCGGGGTTTGTGGAAAGACATCGCCGACTTTGACCACCGTATCCAACAGGCGCATTTTTACGGCACCGCCGAGTTTGCTGTAGTCGTCTTCAGGGCGATTGTCGCTGTCCACCGGCAACATGTCGAAGGAACCCCGGCCGCCGCTGCGCCCGGTGCCGGAGTCGAGCTTCAAGCCATACATCGCAAAGGCATCCAGGCCAAACCCTACAGTGCCTTGGGTGAACCCGGACTCGAACTTGCCGATCAGGCCCTGGGCCCACGCCTCTGAGTAGCCGTTGCCGGTCGGGCTGGACTGGCCTTTGCGGTCATCGCGGTTGAAGTAAAAGTTGCGTGCCAGCACGTTCAACGTACTGCCTTCGATAAAACCCTCGGGTTTATCTCCTGCGGCCATGCCCGCCAGCGGTGCAGCGCTGGCCAGTGCCGCAATGATGGAAAGGGAAAGTGTGCGGTTAGTACGCATGTATCGCTCCTCGGTGTTGGCAGCTATGAGCTTTTTAGTCGCCTGGGGCGTTCTTATTGGAGAGCTGTCCCTGATAAGGGGAGCCCGGCTCATAGTTGCAAACAGCGGATAACGCCGAGGTGGCATGCGCATTACAATTTTGCCAGCTCCACACGGGATGACGGATTGGCAATCCGCACGCGAGCCCCCTGAAACGCGGCGTTGGTTACCTTGGAGTCCCAGGTCCTGAGGCGGCCCCGTCACAACGGCTGTTGAGGGACTGAAAAAATAGTTGAGTCGAACACTCAAGCCCTCTTCAGAAAACGCCAGAAGCGCCGATGGTTAGATAAACCACTCATCTCTGCCCTCTGGTGTTCCTATGTTCAATACCCGCTTGAAGCAGGAGCTGTCCGCTCTTCGCGAAGAACTGTCCAGCCTTCAGCAGGTCCAGGAAAGCCTGGAGAGCGAGATGCTGGCCCTGAGCCTGGACCCCGAGGGCCGGATCGAGTCGGTCAACCAGAACTTCCTCGACGAAATGCTCTACAAATCCAGCGACCTGCTGGGCCATGCCATTCACGGGTTTGTGCCCGAGCATGTGAAACGCGATGAATTCCAG comes from the Pseudomonas shahriarae genome and includes:
- a CDS encoding CusA/CzcA family heavy metal efflux RND transporter, whose translation is MFERLIQFAIEQRIIVLLAVLLMAGVGIASYQKLPIDAVPDITNVQVQINSAAAGFSPLETEQRITFPIETAMAGLPGLQQTRSLSRSGLSQVTVIFKDGTDLFFARQLVNERLQVAREQLPDGIETAMGPISTGLGEIFLWTVEAEDGARKEDGSAYTPTDLRVIQDWIIKPQLRNVPGVAEINTIGGFAKEYQIAPDPKRLAAYNLTLSDLVTALERNNANVGAGYIERSGEQLLIRAPGQVASIDDIANIVINTVDGTPIRVRNVAQVDIGRELRTGAATENGREVVLGTVFMLIGENSRTVSQAVAKKLEEINRSLPEGVVAVTVYDRTNLVEKAIATVKKNLFEGALLVIVVLFLFLGNIRAALITAMVIPLAMLFTFTGMFTNKVSANLMSLGALDFGIIVDGAVVIVENAIRRLAHAQQRHGRLLTRSERLHEVFAAAKEARRALIFGQLIIMVVYLPIFALTGVAGKMFHPMAFTVVMALLGAMILSVTFVPAAIALFVTGKVKEDENWVMRNARRGYAPVLDWVMAHRTWAFGLALLTIVLSGAVASRMGSEFIPSLSEGDFAQQALRVPGTSLTQSVQMQQQLEKTLMEQVPEIQRVFARTGTAEIASDPMPPNISDAYLMLKPKDQWPDPKKSREALIADIQRASAIVPGSQYELSQPIQLRFNELISGVRSDVAVKVFGDDMAVLNKTAGEIAETLQKLDGASEVKVEQTSGLPVLTINIDRDKAARFGLNVGDVQDTIAVAVGGRQAGTMYEGDRRFDMVVRLSETLRTDIEGLSRLLIPIPALAGNTTGQLGFIALSQVASLDLVLGPNQISRENGKRLVIVSANVRGRDIGSFVAEAENALATQVKIPAGYWTTWGGQFEQLKEASERLQVVVPVALLLVFGLLFMMFNNLKDGLLVFTGIPFALTGGIMALWLRDIPLSISAGVGFIALSGVAVLNGLVMIAFIRNLREEGRSLTVAINEGALTRLRPVLMTALVASLGFIPMALATGTGAEVQRPLATVVIGGIISSTLLTLLVLPALYHWAHRRDEEQEPQ
- a CDS encoding heavy metal sensor histidine kinase gives rise to the protein MRPGSLSMRLGLTVSLMGAGLVLLLATLAYLALTHELENLARKGLESKMEQIQHSLLQDLNTRDISARPHSLLDLVMGHDNFYLTIIGPSPANTVLLSVGAKPQEPLLLDFAARPTLGFFNWTDGRGNQILSASSLMPLHTGEKVRVLLSLDRSDDQALLSAYLQSTVIALPLLLILIGMGAWWLVQRGLAPLQQFSRVAGKVTTQDLSHRLAVENLPRELSELARGINVMLDRLDAGVQQLSQFSDDLAHELRAPLTNLMGKAQVTLSRARAPDEYKSALESSTEELDRLARIVADMLFLAQVSHPAARVSFTTVNLRDEALRVMDLFALSAEDKGLRLNLAGDAWVLGDRLMIQRAISNLLSNAIRHSPHGSGIALQIDSHDQRVSLTVSNPGAGIEAQHLPHLFERFYRADNSRARSEGGTGLGLAIVRSIISLHQGQAEATSVLGGVTSFRLIFPALSAAPKAP
- a CDS encoding heavy metal response regulator transcription factor, translated to MRILVVEDEPKTADYLHQGLSESGYVVDCAASGIDGLHLAEQHRYELVILDVNLPGKDGWQVLEQLRRNNTLRVMMLTARGRLADKIKGLDMGADDYLVKPFEFPELLARVRSLLRRSEPIALPEVFRVSDLELDPRRHRAYRGTRRIDLTTKEFTLLQVLMRQSGEVLTRTQIISLVWDMNFDCDTNVVEVSISRLRAKIDDQSEVKLIHTIRGVGYVLEARQ
- a CDS encoding OprD family porin, encoding MRTNRTLSLSIIAALASAAPLAGMAAGDKPEGFIEGSTLNVLARNFYFNRDDRKGQSSPTGNGYSEAWAQGLIGKFESGFTQGTVGFGLDAFAMYGLKLDSGTGRSGGRGSFDMLPVDSDNRPEDDYSKLGGAVKMRLLDTVVKVGDVFPQTPVVHYGDSRLLPESFRGVTLENTSLEGLTLQGGRLHAMSQPNSSSMRDGFATFYAGNLNSPWVGYFGGDYQLNPHLSLSLYSSRLKDAWDQYYFGTAASYPLTEEVSLFGGFNYYNTQDEGKKLLGELNNNIWSAKLGVKVGAHRLALSHQRNNGNNDFDYLRQSDSIFLDNSIQYSDFNSPKERSWALRYDLDMQPFGIPGLSFMTRYGKGTGADYSNANAVYMRRDAAGDPLTDQRRWERDIEAKYVFQGGSLKDLSLRIRQATVRSSAFESDLEEFRLIMEYPLAIL